In Carya illinoinensis cultivar Pawnee chromosome 10, C.illinoinensisPawnee_v1, whole genome shotgun sequence, one DNA window encodes the following:
- the LOC122279548 gene encoding mitochondrial substrate carrier family protein B-like isoform X3 — protein sequence MEARVGVVVEGEQRALNSAHGSVVDRKFLQQHNHTNQSLKQNSQIGTVQQLLAGGIAGAFGKTCTAPLARLTILFQVQGMHSDVAALSKASIWREASRIINEEGFRAFWKGNLVTIAHRLPYSSVNFYAYERYKNLLHSIIGENRRGNTSSDLSVHFVGGGLAGITAASLTYPLDLVRTRLAAQTNSAYYRGIWHAFHAICRDEGLMGLYKGLGATLLNVGPSIAISFSVYETLRSFWQCQRPKDSTVMVSLACGSLSGIASSTGCN from the exons ATGGAAGCTCGAGTTGGTGTGGTTGTCGAAGGAGAGCAGAGAGCTCTGAACTCTGCTCATGGTAGCGTCGTCGACCGGAAATTTTTGCAGCAGCACAACCACACGAACCAATCACTGAAACAGAACTCTCAGATTGGCACGGTCCAACAGCTTCTCGCCGGTGGTATTGCGGGTGCTTTTGGAAAAACCTGCACGGCGCCTCTGGCTCGCCTTACCATCCTCTTTCAG GTGCAAGGCATGCACTCTGATGTTGCAGCACTGAGTAAGGCTAGCATATGGCGTGAGGCTTCTCGAATCATCAACGAAGAAGGGTTTAGAGCCTTTTGGAAAGGCAATCTGGTCACGATTGCTCATCGTCTTCCTTATTCTTCAGTCAACTTCTACGCATATGAACGCTACAAGAAT CTGTTGCATTCGATTATTGGGGAAAATCGTAGAGGTAATACAAGTTCAGAtctttctgtgcactttgtaGGTGGTGGATTGGCAGGAATAACAGCTGCCTCTCTTACATATCCTCTTGATCTTGTTAGGACACGTCTTGCAGCACAG ACAAATTCAGCTTACTACAGAGGCATCTGGCATGCATTTCACGCCATTTGCAGAGACGAAGGTTTAATGGGTTTATATAAAGGATTAGGAGCAACACTTTTG AATGTTGGACCCAGTATAGCAATAAGCTTTTCTGTTTATGAGACCTTGAGATCTTTTTGGCAGTGCCAAAG GCCCAAAGATTCCACTGTCATGGTCAGTCTTGCTTGTGGAAGTCTCTCGGGCATTGCATCATCAACTG GATGCAATTAG
- the LOC122279548 gene encoding mitochondrial substrate carrier family protein B-like isoform X2, with translation MEARVGVVVEGEQRALNSAHGSVVDRKFLQQHNHTNQSLKQNSQIGTVQQLLAGGIAGAFGKTCTAPLARLTILFQVQGMHSDVAALSKASIWREASRIINEEGFRAFWKGNLVTIAHRLPYSSVNFYAYERYKNLLHSIIGENRRGNTSSDLSVHFVGGGLAGITAASLTYPLDLVRTRLAAQTNSAYYRGIWHAFHAICRDEGLMGLYKGLGATLLNVGPSIAISFSVYETLRSFWQCQRPKDSTVMVSLACGSLSGIASSTGEGCN, from the exons ATGGAAGCTCGAGTTGGTGTGGTTGTCGAAGGAGAGCAGAGAGCTCTGAACTCTGCTCATGGTAGCGTCGTCGACCGGAAATTTTTGCAGCAGCACAACCACACGAACCAATCACTGAAACAGAACTCTCAGATTGGCACGGTCCAACAGCTTCTCGCCGGTGGTATTGCGGGTGCTTTTGGAAAAACCTGCACGGCGCCTCTGGCTCGCCTTACCATCCTCTTTCAG GTGCAAGGCATGCACTCTGATGTTGCAGCACTGAGTAAGGCTAGCATATGGCGTGAGGCTTCTCGAATCATCAACGAAGAAGGGTTTAGAGCCTTTTGGAAAGGCAATCTGGTCACGATTGCTCATCGTCTTCCTTATTCTTCAGTCAACTTCTACGCATATGAACGCTACAAGAAT CTGTTGCATTCGATTATTGGGGAAAATCGTAGAGGTAATACAAGTTCAGAtctttctgtgcactttgtaGGTGGTGGATTGGCAGGAATAACAGCTGCCTCTCTTACATATCCTCTTGATCTTGTTAGGACACGTCTTGCAGCACAG ACAAATTCAGCTTACTACAGAGGCATCTGGCATGCATTTCACGCCATTTGCAGAGACGAAGGTTTAATGGGTTTATATAAAGGATTAGGAGCAACACTTTTG AATGTTGGACCCAGTATAGCAATAAGCTTTTCTGTTTATGAGACCTTGAGATCTTTTTGGCAGTGCCAAAG GCCCAAAGATTCCACTGTCATGGTCAGTCTTGCTTGTGGAAGTCTCTCGGGCATTGCATCATCAACTG GCGAAGGATGCAATTAG
- the LOC122279890 gene encoding BEL1-like homeodomain protein 9 has product MAEGFEPYHVPQQSRRDKLRVVISQNHHGDVVEPTTTANLQGCAGLLPLYDPALLSTDLLTCANASAHEFHHQNLQLSGPTAEDCKASGCSLKEESVNLMGFMGGMMNGASSSSSAPHPSYLDRHQNSLPNIPSSIQDINSNPFLYPPRSLQSLRDFDQSYSGGEVVVFKPEPLSLSLSSHATQQSNPPLELNIQRYGSSTCGYVIPSIVGGSASASNDVSRSSVPLGPFTGYASVLKGSRFLKPAQQLLEELCDFAGRGIYAEKIAADSSLMDYSPMESLSASGIVDTPLGCGDGGEIRRKKSRLISMLDEVYRRYKQYYEQMQAVVTSFENVAGLGNAAPYANLAVKAMSKHFRCLKNAITDQLQFTNKARDHGTHGKDEASRSGNNDRGLYCQRPVHGSGFLENQPVWRPQRGLPERAVTVLRAWLFEHFLHPYPTDTDKLMLAKETGLSRSQVSNWFINARVRLWKPMVEEIHTLETREAQKASQRDERTASRSNDHLSSANTHGSNNPTSSNQRVQDTPSKRTRNEVPDIPHLVGSEEPHNLCSNFSCHSHTGVGVGVNMAGGSGGVSLTLGLHQNNGIGLSENFPNNAAAQRIGLGLETNGEGYVMGGFESHNRNFGDVIGGQLLHDFVG; this is encoded by the exons ATGGCGGAGGGTTTCGAGCCCTACCATGTCCCTCAACAGAGCAGAAGAGATAAGCTCAGAGTAGTCATCTCCCAGAACCACCACGGTGATGTTGTGGAACCCACCACCACGGCCAACCTCCAAGGCTGCGCAGGTTTACTCCCTCTCTACGATCCCGCGCTTCTCTCTACCGATTTGCTAACTTGCGCCAACGCCTCCGCCCACGAGTTCCACCACCAGAATCTTCAGCTCTCGGGGCCCACTGCGGAAGATTGCAAAGCAAGCGGCTGCTCTTTGAAAGAGGAAAGCGTCAATCTGATGGGGTTCATGGGAGGCATGATGAACGGTGCGTCGTCTTCTTCCTCGGCTCCTCACCCCTCGTACTTAGATCGCCACCAAAACTCTTTGCCTAATATTCCGAGCTCTATCCAAGACATTAACAGTAACCCTTTTCTTTATCCTCCTCGAAGTCTTCAGAGCCTTCGAGATTTCGATCAGAgctatagtggtggtgaggttGTGGTGTTTAAGCCAGAACCACTGTCTCTATCCCTTTCTTCTCATGCTACCCAACAAAGCAATCCTCCACTGGAGCTAAATATTCAAAGATACGGGTCAAGTACATGTGGGTATGTGATTCCCAGCATTGTTGGAGGCAGTGCCTCGGCCTCGAACGATGTGTCGCGGAGCTCCGTCCCGCTCGGGCCGTTTACGGGTTACGCTTCGGTTCTCAAGGGATCGAGATTCTTGAAGCCCGCGCAACAGTTGCTAGAGGAGTTATGCGATTTCGCTGGTCGTGGAATTTACGCTGAAAAGATCGCAGCGGATTCGTCTCTAATGGACTACTCTCCCATGGAGAGCCTGAGTGCAAGTGGGATTGTAGACACTCCGCTTGGTTGTGGGGATGGGGGGGAGATTCGGAGAAAGAAGTCTAGGCTGATTTCGATGCTCGATGAG GTTTACAGGCGGTACAAGCAATACTATGAACAGATGCAGGCTGTAGTAACATCATTTGAGAATGTTGCTGGGCTAGGCAATGCTGCCCCCTATGCGAACTTGGCTGTCAAAGCTATGTCCAAGCATTTCAGGTGCTTAAAGAATGCGATTACTGACCAACTTCAGTTCACCAATAAGGCTCGTGATCATGGAACACATGGGAAAGATGAAGCTTCAAGATCTGGGAATAATGACAGAGGACTTTATTGTCAGAGACCTGTACACGGTTCAGGATTCCTGGAAAACCAACCTGTTTGGCGACCCCAGAGGGGGCTTCCTGAACGAGCTGTAACCGTTCTCAGGGCATGGTTGTTTGAACACTTTTTGCATCC TTATCCAACTGATACAGACAAGTTAATGTTGGCTAAAGAAACTGGCCTATCACGGAGCCAG GTTTCTAACTGGTTTATCAATGCAAGAGTAAGGCTTTGGAAGCCGATGGTGGAAGAAATTCATACACTAGAAACACGGGAAGCCCAAAAAGCTTCACAAAGGGATGAGCGAACTGCCAGCAGATCAAATGATCATTTAAGTTCGGCAAACACACATGGATCCAACAACCCAACCTCTTCTAACCAAAGGGTCCAAGACACCCCATCAAAACGCACCAGAAATGAAGTTCCTGATATACCTCATCTGGTTGGGAGCGAGGAACCACATAACTTATGCTCCAATTTCTCATGTCATTCTCATACTGGTGTAGGTGTAGGTGTGAACATGGCAGGTGGAAGTGGTGGTGTTTCTCTAACATTGGGTCTTCATCAGAATAATGGGATTGGTTTATCAGAGAACTTTCCCAACAATGCAGCAGCTCAACGCATTGGCCTCGGCCTTGAGACAAATGGCGAGGGATACGTTATGGGAGGTTTTGAATCACATAATAGGAATTTCGGAGATGTTATTGGGGGGCAACTATTACATGATTTTGTGGGCTGA
- the LOC122279548 gene encoding mitochondrial substrate carrier family protein B-like isoform X1 — translation MEARVGVVVEGEQRALNSAHGSVVDRKFLQQHNHTNQSLKQNSQIGTVQQLLAGGIAGAFGKTCTAPLARLTILFQVQGMHSDVAALSKASIWREASRIINEEGFRAFWKGNLVTIAHRLPYSSVNFYAYERYKNLLHSIIGENRRGNTSSDLSVHFVGGGLAGITAASLTYPLDLVRTRLAAQTNSAYYRGIWHAFHAICRDEGLMGLYKGLGATLLNVGPSIAISFSVYETLRSFWQCQRPKDSTVMVSLACGSLSGIASSTATFPLDLLRRRMQLEGAGGRARVYNTGLFGTLGHIIRNEGVRGLYRGIMPEYYKVVPGVGIIFMTYETLKMLLSHIPGSF, via the exons ATGGAAGCTCGAGTTGGTGTGGTTGTCGAAGGAGAGCAGAGAGCTCTGAACTCTGCTCATGGTAGCGTCGTCGACCGGAAATTTTTGCAGCAGCACAACCACACGAACCAATCACTGAAACAGAACTCTCAGATTGGCACGGTCCAACAGCTTCTCGCCGGTGGTATTGCGGGTGCTTTTGGAAAAACCTGCACGGCGCCTCTGGCTCGCCTTACCATCCTCTTTCAG GTGCAAGGCATGCACTCTGATGTTGCAGCACTGAGTAAGGCTAGCATATGGCGTGAGGCTTCTCGAATCATCAACGAAGAAGGGTTTAGAGCCTTTTGGAAAGGCAATCTGGTCACGATTGCTCATCGTCTTCCTTATTCTTCAGTCAACTTCTACGCATATGAACGCTACAAGAAT CTGTTGCATTCGATTATTGGGGAAAATCGTAGAGGTAATACAAGTTCAGAtctttctgtgcactttgtaGGTGGTGGATTGGCAGGAATAACAGCTGCCTCTCTTACATATCCTCTTGATCTTGTTAGGACACGTCTTGCAGCACAG ACAAATTCAGCTTACTACAGAGGCATCTGGCATGCATTTCACGCCATTTGCAGAGACGAAGGTTTAATGGGTTTATATAAAGGATTAGGAGCAACACTTTTG AATGTTGGACCCAGTATAGCAATAAGCTTTTCTGTTTATGAGACCTTGAGATCTTTTTGGCAGTGCCAAAG GCCCAAAGATTCCACTGTCATGGTCAGTCTTGCTTGTGGAAGTCTCTCGGGCATTGCATCATCAACTG CAACATTCCCTTTGGATCTTTTGAGGCGAAGGATGCAATTAGAAGGGGCTGGTGGTCGAGCCCGTGTCTATAATACTGGCTTGTTTGGGACACTAGGGCACATAATCCGGAATGAAGGCGTGCGAGGCCTGTATAGAGGGATTATGCCAGAATACTACAAGGTTGTTCCCGGAGTAGGCATCATCTTCATGACTTATGAGACGCTAAAGATGCTTCTTTCACACATCCCGGGAAGTTTTTAA